GCTGGCCGTTTCCGTTCCGGCAAACAGCACAGTTTCTTCCCAGATGGCAGCTTTGCCCGCCGGGGGGTGATAAAGGGGATGCTGATGCATGGGCGGTTGGTCGTAGGGTGTGGCGGTGAAGCGTTCACGGGCCCAGTCCTGGTAGAAAAAGGCCAACGGCCGGGATGCCGGCTCGCCGAAGAGAAGGGCAAGCTGCCCCAATATGGCTTCGGTGAGTTTTTCCTTCTGGCTGCGTTGGGCAGCCGGGATGCCGACAAAACCGGTTAATCCACAGGGCTTGCTTTCGGGGCTGGAACCGTCGTGGATTTCACCCAGGGGACCGTATTCGCTGAAGGCCTGCCCGGACAGGCCTGCCCGACGCCAGAACGGCGATTCGTAAAAAGCGCAAAATTTAGCCTGCCCTGCCATCCAGGTGCCGATTTTCAGCATCGCCTGGGTTAACTGGTGGGACAACTCGGGAGTGAAGAGAATGGTTGCCGCGGCCAGGCGGGGCGGCAGGGCCAGGATAACGTGGCGGGCGTCAAAGCGGGCTCGGGGTTCGGCTTCCAGGTCGCCCACGCTGACCTGTACACCGGTGTTGCATTTTTCGATGTGGCAGACCGGATGATTCAGGCGGATGGCATCTTCAGGGATGGTTTTTTCAAGGCTTTCCACCAGGCCCTGCATGCCCCCGCAAAGCCGCCAGGAGGCCGGCTGCGTGGCGTATCCCTGCACGGTCCGAACCGTCCCGGCAAAAGACTGAAACCGGCCCAAACCCGTTTCGAATTGGGGATAGCCGCTAAGGTTTAGGGATTGGATCAGCCTCATCATTCTCGGCTGAATGGCCGGCCAGTACCAGGAGGGGCCGAGATCGGAGTGGAACCCCTGGTGTGCGGGGCTTAAAATCCTGCCGCCCAGGCGGTCGCGGGCTTCCAATACCACGAAGGACCGGTTGGCCGCCGCCAGCAGGTGAGCGCAGTACAGACCGCTCAACCCGCCGCCGATAATGATCGTGTCGAATGCTTCTGTCGTCATTAAAAGGGGATGGCAGGCTCCCGCCGGTGCAGGGGGAGCCTGCCCGCATCGCTACTGTGCAAGGTCGGCTTTGTAAACCAGGGCCTTGTCGATATGATAGGTCCAGGGAAGACCTTCGTTCTTCCAGCCGCCGAGTTTGCGCTGGCCGTCAAAGGCGCTGTCCTTGCATTTGATTTTGTCGCCCTCGAAGCCGCCGAGCATGTTGCATACATTTTCCGGCTTCCATCCGGCCTTGATCGCGGCCTGACAGGAAAGGCAGCTTCTTTTGCCGCTGCGGCACATGAAAATCAACTTGTCGCTGGCCGGGTTGAATCGCGCCAGCAGATCTTTTTCGAAGTCGGGGTTTTCTGCCATTCCATACCCTTTCTCCCCGAGCTTTCCGGTCCAGAATTTTTTGGGAACATTGCACGCACCCACCGGATGGCCAATCAATTCATACTCGGGTCTTGTCCGGGTATCGACGATAAATGTGTGCGCCGGATCGTTTTTCACCATCTCATAAGCCTGGGAAGGGGTGACATTGCCACCTTCGTGCTCGGCTTTGATCGTGTACTTGAACTCTCCGTAAGCAGCACCGCCAAGCAGGAAGATGCACGCAACCACAGCAATAATCCATTTTTTCATTGTACTCTTTCTCCTTTCCTTTTTTTTGTCATTTGCCAATACGAAAAGCCCCATCGCTGCAAAAAGCGTGCGCGTCGGGTTGTTGCGGAACCTTTTTTTAATGCCCTGATTTTGTGACGGATAGAAACTTTTACAGGCTGGTGTTCGGTCGTTTTGGGCGCATCGATGAGACTGTTTACGGTGCAAAGAGTCCTGTTTTTGCGACGGTCCTTTTTCGGGAGGGCAACGCGGGAGGCTCCGGAGAGGAAAAAACCGACCCCCGACCGGGAAGGGGCTTAACAACAGGATATCATCGCTCCAGAAGAAGGTTCACCATCTCGGCAAAGCCGTACCCGCCTTCGGCCCGGGTCACCCAGGCCGGCAGGGTCTTCAGATCGTCGGCAAAGGCGCGGACATTGGCCACCCCCACGGCGTTGGGGAAAAAACCGAACATGGGGGCATCGTTGGGCGAGTCGCCGCAGAAAATCACTTGCCCGCGAATCGCATCCAATTCCAGGTCGAAGACCTCCTTGAACAGGAGCCGGGTCATGGAGAGCTTGTCATAGTCTCCGAACCAGCCGTTGACGTGGATCGAGCTGATCTTAGCCGTGGCGCCGGCGGCTTCGAAAACAGCCTGGATGGCCTTGATCGACGCCGGGGGCAGCGGGGGGACGTCTTCGCAGAAATCGATAGCCAGATCGGCTTCCCGATAGGCCTGGTCTGCGGCCACAGAACAGCCGGGAACGGCGTCCAGCACCCTTTTGCGGATGGCGTCCAGACGGTTTCGGTCCGCGCTACGCTCGGTTTCCGATTTCCAATAGCGTCGGATCATTTTTTTTCCCCGGTCGTCATAGCGGAAATAGAAGGCCCCGTTTTCTCCCACAAGCGCGTCAACCGGCCACATGCGGGCAATATGGTCGCACCAGCCGGCCGGCCGACCGGTGACCGGCACCACGCGGATGCCTCTGTTTTGGAGGGCTTCCATGGCGCCAAAAGCAGCGGCGGGCAGGCGACCCTTCACGGTGAGGGTATCGTCGATATCGGTGAGCACAAAGCGGATTCGAGATTTTTCTTTTTTGGGGAAGTCCTCGATGGGTTTCACGGCCGACCTCCTTTGCCAGGGTGTCACTACGATCCGTCGCAGACCCTTATCCTACAAGGTACCGGGAAGTCAAACACCATGCCGGGTCCGCAACCTTAACGCTTGCTGTTTGGACCGAATTTGGTTAGGAGGGTGGTAGTGACAGATTTCCGAATTTTATCCGAGAGATGCTCCGTGGCGGCAACCCGATTTACGAAGGACAGCGTTTGTCGGTGAGAAGGCATGCTTAACCATTTACCCAAACCGCTGATCATGGCCCATCGCGGCTGCAGTTCGCACTATCCGGAGAATACCCTGGCGGCCTTCCGGGCGGCTATCGCGGCCGGCGCCCACATGGTCGAACTGGATGTCAACCTGTCGCGGGACCGGCAGCTAATCGTCATCCATGACGAAAGCGTGGATCGCACCACCGACGGCAGCGGGCCGGTTTGCGCCCATACGGCGACGCAGCTCGGCCGGCTGGATGCCGGCAGCTGGTTCGATCCGCGGTTTGCCGGCGAGAGGGTTCCAACTCTGGCGCAGGTGCTCGAGGCTTTGAAGGGACGCATCGGTGTGAACATCGAAATC
This window of the uncultured Desulfosarcina sp. genome carries:
- a CDS encoding rhodanese-like domain-containing protein; its protein translation is MKKWIIAVVACIFLLGGAAYGEFKYTIKAEHEGGNVTPSQAYEMVKNDPAHTFIVDTRTRPEYELIGHPVGACNVPKKFWTGKLGEKGYGMAENPDFEKDLLARFNPASDKLIFMCRSGKRSCLSCQAAIKAGWKPENVCNMLGGFEGDKIKCKDSAFDGQRKLGGWKNEGLPWTYHIDKALVYKADLAQ
- a CDS encoding HAD-IIB family hydrolase — protein: MKPIEDFPKKEKSRIRFVLTDIDDTLTVKGRLPAAAFGAMEALQNRGIRVVPVTGRPAGWCDHIARMWPVDALVGENGAFYFRYDDRGKKMIRRYWKSETERSADRNRLDAIRKRVLDAVPGCSVAADQAYREADLAIDFCEDVPPLPPASIKAIQAVFEAAGATAKISSIHVNGWFGDYDKLSMTRLLFKEVFDLELDAIRGQVIFCGDSPNDAPMFGFFPNAVGVANVRAFADDLKTLPAWVTRAEGGYGFAEMVNLLLER
- a CDS encoding FAD-dependent oxidoreductase produces the protein MTTEAFDTIIIGGGLSGLYCAHLLAAANRSFVVLEARDRLGGRILSPAHQGFHSDLGPSWYWPAIQPRMMRLIQSLNLSGYPQFETGLGRFQSFAGTVRTVQGYATQPASWRLCGGMQGLVESLEKTIPEDAIRLNHPVCHIEKCNTGVQVSVGDLEAEPRARFDARHVILALPPRLAAATILFTPELSHQLTQAMLKIGTWMAGQAKFCAFYESPFWRRAGLSGQAFSEYGPLGEIHDGSSPESKPCGLTGFVGIPAAQRSQKEKLTEAILGQLALLFGEPASRPLAFFYQDWARERFTATPYDQPPMHQHPLYHPPAGKAAIWEETVLFAGTETASEQGGYLEGALVTAELVIKRLQA